A part of Nitrospira sp. genomic DNA contains:
- a CDS encoding IS110 family transposase codes for MNTPVCVGIDVSQSQLDVAVRPGTGFSVSNDEAGWATVVMRLQLLTLVRIVLEATGGLEVPLVGALAAARLPVIVVNPRHVRDFARATGQLAKTDALDAQILAHFAEAIRPPFRPLPDAHTQALAALAARRRHLVEMLTAEKNRLRTATPATRQSLRRHLVWLQRERTRLDTELAVVIHSSPVWRAADDLLRSVPGVGPVLTTTVLANLPELGTLTHKQMAALVGVAPLNRDSGTLHGKRLVWGGRAHVRAALYMAALVATRRNPVIRTFYQRLCQAGKAKKLALTACMRKLLIILNAMVKSRTPWRVAVSQPA; via the coding sequence ATGAACACGCCGGTCTGTGTCGGGATCGATGTCTCCCAATCTCAACTCGATGTGGCCGTGCGTCCAGGCACGGGCTTCTCGGTGTCGAATGATGAGGCGGGGTGGGCCACGGTCGTCATGCGGCTCCAGCTCCTGACGCTGGTGCGGATTGTGTTGGAGGCGACGGGAGGACTGGAAGTGCCCCTCGTGGGAGCCCTCGCCGCCGCACGGTTACCCGTCATCGTCGTCAATCCTCGGCATGTGCGGGATTTTGCGCGGGCGACCGGCCAGTTGGCGAAAACCGATGCACTCGATGCGCAGATTCTCGCGCACTTCGCCGAGGCGATTCGCCCGCCGTTCCGGCCGCTTCCCGATGCCCACACGCAGGCCCTGGCGGCGCTCGCGGCCCGACGGCGACACCTCGTTGAGATGCTGACGGCGGAAAAGAACCGGCTGCGCACAGCCACGCCGGCCACCCGCCAGAGCCTCCGCCGACACCTGGTCTGGCTCCAGCGCGAGCGCACCCGGCTCGACACCGAACTCGCGGTGGTGATCCACTCGAGTCCCGTATGGCGAGCGGCAGACGATCTGCTCCGCAGTGTCCCCGGGGTCGGACCGGTGTTGACGACGACGGTTCTGGCCAACTTGCCGGAATTGGGGACGTTGACCCATAAGCAGATGGCGGCGTTGGTGGGCGTGGCCCCGCTCAATCGGGACAGCGGCACACTCCACGGGAAACGGCTGGTATGGGGTGGACGGGCACACGTGCGGGCCGCATTGTATATGGCGGCTCTGGTGGCCACACGGAGGAACCCAGTGATTCGCACCTTCTATCAGCGTTTGTGTCAGGCGGGGAAAGCGAAGAAGCTGGCATTGACGGCCTGCATGCGGAAGCTGCTGATCATCTTGAATGCGATGGTGAAGAGCAGGACGCCGTGGCGGGTGGCCGTCAGTCAGCCCGCTTGA